A stretch of Alkalicella caledoniensis DNA encodes these proteins:
- the abc-f gene encoding ribosomal protection-like ABC-F family protein: protein MFVFKGKELKKEIEGKILFENVNIEINEGEHIALIGRNGIGKTTLLKGILGYTTFDGGYIQRRIPTNDWGYVVQNPYTQEKTVLSYVQSANENLHQLKKDLVKYQEDPTNPIYQQGYQAFIELNGFTWELEVERVLSSVGLPKESWSLPFHTLSGGQKTRAQIARIMISNPKFLVLDEPTNHLDNQTLQWLENWLRDYPGAFLVVSHDRYFLDMVAHWTYELTEQGTNKYKGGYSQFKEQKALEFKTQWDLYKKQERQKKELKETIQRYTQWFGMALNNAKKVEDPHARFAMRTRAQKHVNRFKAKEKEMERLEKDRVEKPRNKRQLKMEIVSEGFEARTLARLESVSFGYSEKIIFEKISISIKKGERIGIIGPNGVGKSTLLKLLTGHLNPQKGEIVLNPQVRIGYFAQELEGLDLQETLLDSLLKIPQMTLTQARTILGCFLFSKDEVYKKIGDLSMGEKCRVAFLRLYFSGANLLVLDEPTNYLDIDTREIIEESLLEFSGAVICVSHDRYLLEKIATSIVDLKGGVTNFPGNYKEYIESKSQNTFHDLERENTIRNLELKLATLMATEGVKSENDLVAEIRKLKEEIEELTIK, encoded by the coding sequence ATGTTTGTATTTAAAGGAAAAGAGTTAAAAAAAGAAATAGAAGGCAAGATATTATTTGAAAATGTCAACATCGAAATCAATGAAGGGGAGCATATAGCACTCATAGGTAGAAACGGTATAGGAAAAACAACTCTTCTAAAAGGTATTTTAGGCTATACAACCTTTGATGGAGGATATATTCAAAGGAGGATACCCACAAATGATTGGGGCTATGTGGTCCAAAATCCTTACACCCAAGAAAAAACAGTGCTAAGCTACGTCCAATCCGCCAATGAAAATTTACATCAGTTAAAAAAGGACCTTGTAAAATACCAAGAGGACCCTACAAATCCCATTTATCAACAAGGGTACCAAGCCTTCATAGAGCTAAATGGCTTCACTTGGGAGCTAGAGGTTGAAAGGGTATTATCCTCAGTGGGATTACCTAAGGAGAGCTGGAGTCTGCCATTTCATACACTAAGTGGTGGGCAAAAAACAAGAGCCCAAATTGCAAGGATTATGATTAGTAACCCCAAATTCTTAGTGTTAGATGAACCCACAAATCACCTAGATAATCAAACATTGCAATGGTTAGAAAATTGGTTAAGGGATTACCCCGGCGCTTTCCTTGTTGTATCCCATGACAGATATTTTCTTGATATGGTAGCCCATTGGACCTACGAATTAACTGAGCAAGGGACGAACAAATATAAAGGAGGGTATAGCCAGTTCAAAGAACAAAAGGCTCTTGAATTTAAAACTCAATGGGATTTGTACAAAAAACAAGAAAGACAAAAGAAAGAATTAAAGGAAACAATCCAAAGATATACCCAATGGTTTGGTATGGCATTAAACAACGCAAAGAAAGTTGAAGATCCCCATGCCCGTTTTGCAATGCGAACTAGGGCTCAAAAGCATGTAAACCGCTTTAAGGCTAAAGAAAAAGAAATGGAGAGATTAGAAAAAGACAGGGTAGAAAAACCGAGGAATAAAAGGCAACTTAAGATGGAAATAGTGAGTGAAGGGTTTGAAGCAAGGACCCTAGCTAGGCTAGAAAGTGTTTCTTTTGGTTATTCAGAAAAAATTATTTTTGAAAAAATATCCATATCTATTAAAAAAGGAGAGAGGATAGGTATAATTGGTCCAAATGGAGTTGGTAAGTCTACACTATTGAAGCTATTGACAGGGCATTTAAATCCACAAAAAGGGGAGATAGTACTTAATCCACAAGTTAGGATAGGTTATTTTGCTCAAGAATTAGAAGGGTTAGACTTACAGGAAACTTTACTTGATAGTTTGCTCAAAATACCCCAAATGACTTTAACTCAAGCTAGGACTATCTTGGGATGTTTTCTGTTTTCTAAAGATGAAGTATACAAGAAAATTGGAGATTTAAGTATGGGTGAGAAGTGTCGTGTAGCATTTTTACGTCTTTATTTCTCAGGTGCTAACCTGTTAGTTTTAGACGAACCAACTAATTATCTAGATATAGACACAAGGGAAATAATTGAAGAATCACTATTGGAGTTTTCAGGAGCTGTCATATGTGTTTCCCATGATAGATACCTTTTGGAGAAAATAGCAACTAGTATAGTAGACTTAAAAGGGGGGGTGACAAATTTCCCCGGTAATTATAAAGAGTACATTGAAAGTAAATCACAAAATACCTTCCATGACCTTGAGAGGGAAAATACCATTAGAAACTTAGAGTTAAAGCTTGCCACACTTATGGCAACTGAAGGGGTAAAAAGTGAAAATGACCTGGTAGCTGAGATTCGAAAACTCAAGGAAGAAATAGAGGAATTGACCATTAAGTAG
- a CDS encoding prolyl oligopeptidase family serine peptidase: protein MEELINAWLKGSYFTKFMTVFWITAPLIIGIFFWLKESKKGDVVVEKNKKIIDHEKFTEDFHGTIVEDPFRYMENPEDPKVIKWVEEQNKRTQEFISGSSKKEEIKARLTELWDYSSVTTPKEIKGKYFYVKKEGLKNQPILYMQDGIEGEPIIVLDPNEISEDGSVALSFYSISKNAKYLAYTLSERGSDWQNIRVRDLSTMEDVKDEINYCKFTSIPWIGDEGFYYGRFPQPGSVPKEDESNYQKVYFHRLGTHQSDDKLIYERSDFKELGFRPIVSDDEKYLCLNVWLGTDSKNRFYYKNLKNEGNFIRLLDEHDAGYYFIGNDKSLFYFLTDLDAPKGRIIAIDVDKSFDEIEIIPESEDVLADVKIVNNCFVTVYRHNAYYTLKMYSKNGQIYKELDLPGLGSIEEIWGSSKGQELFYSFTSFLYPSTVFRYDFDTNESTVFGEQVVNFDPELFETDQVFYKSKDGTEVSMFLTHKKDLQLDGDNPTLLYGYGGFNISITPFYSPTTIMFLENGGVYAVANIRGGSEYGEDWHQAGMLQNKQNVFDDFIAAGEWLIENKYTNSKKLAIMGRSNGGLLVSACMVQRPDLFGAILCGVPVTDMLRYHKFTVGRYWIPEYGDPQNPDHFKYMYAYSPLHNVQKGVEYPPTLITTADTDDRVVPAHAYKFGATLQQAQKGDSPILVRVDTKAGHGHGKPTSMVIEEQSDIYSFIFKVFE, encoded by the coding sequence ATGGAAGAATTGATTAATGCTTGGCTTAAAGGGAGCTACTTCACTAAGTTTATGACTGTATTTTGGATAACTGCTCCCCTTATTATTGGGATATTTTTTTGGCTTAAAGAAAGCAAGAAGGGGGATGTAGTAGTGGAAAAGAATAAAAAGATCATAGACCATGAAAAATTCACAGAAGATTTTCATGGAACAATAGTTGAAGATCCTTTCAGATATATGGAAAACCCAGAGGACCCAAAGGTTATAAAGTGGGTAGAAGAGCAAAATAAAAGGACCCAAGAATTTATATCTGGTTCCTCGAAAAAAGAAGAAATAAAAGCAAGGCTCACTGAGTTGTGGGATTACTCCAGTGTAACTACTCCTAAGGAGATAAAAGGCAAATACTTTTATGTGAAGAAAGAGGGACTAAAAAATCAACCTATATTATATATGCAAGATGGTATAGAGGGAGAGCCCATTATAGTTTTAGACCCTAATGAAATAAGTGAGGACGGTTCTGTTGCCCTAAGTTTTTACAGCATAAGTAAAAATGCAAAATACTTAGCTTATACCTTATCTGAAAGGGGAAGTGACTGGCAGAATATTCGCGTAAGAGACTTGTCTACCATGGAAGATGTAAAAGATGAAATAAATTATTGCAAATTTACAAGCATACCATGGATTGGAGATGAAGGCTTCTACTATGGTCGTTTCCCACAGCCAGGTTCTGTTCCTAAAGAAGATGAAAGTAACTACCAAAAGGTATATTTCCATAGGTTGGGGACCCATCAGAGCGACGATAAACTTATATATGAAAGATCTGACTTTAAGGAATTAGGTTTTAGACCCATTGTAAGTGATGATGAAAAATATCTATGTCTAAATGTATGGTTAGGAACAGACTCAAAAAACAGATTTTACTATAAAAACCTTAAAAACGAAGGAAATTTTATTAGACTGCTAGATGAACATGATGCAGGTTACTACTTTATTGGAAATGATAAAAGCTTGTTTTACTTTTTGACAGATTTAGATGCGCCAAAGGGAAGGATTATTGCCATCGATGTTGATAAATCCTTTGATGAGATAGAAATTATTCCTGAAAGTGAAGATGTGCTAGCAGATGTAAAAATTGTTAACAACTGCTTTGTGACTGTATACAGGCATAATGCTTACTATACTTTAAAGATGTATAGCAAAAATGGACAGATATACAAGGAGTTAGACCTTCCAGGACTTGGCTCCATAGAAGAAATTTGGGGCAGTAGTAAAGGCCAAGAGTTGTTTTATAGCTTTACATCATTTTTATATCCCAGTACAGTGTTTAGATATGACTTTGATACAAATGAAAGCACAGTGTTTGGTGAACAAGTAGTAAATTTTGATCCAGAATTATTTGAAACAGACCAAGTGTTTTATAAATCAAAAGACGGTACTGAAGTGTCTATGTTCCTAACACATAAAAAGGATCTTCAGTTAGATGGAGATAACCCCACTTTACTTTACGGATACGGTGGTTTTAATATAAGTATTACTCCATTTTATTCTCCTACTACAATTATGTTTTTAGAAAATGGCGGGGTATATGCTGTTGCCAATATTCGTGGAGGTTCAGAATACGGGGAAGATTGGCATCAGGCTGGAATGCTTCAAAACAAACAAAATGTTTTTGATGACTTTATAGCTGCAGGTGAATGGTTGATTGAAAATAAATATACAAACAGTAAAAAACTAGCTATAATGGGGCGTAGCAATGGTGGTCTACTGGTTTCAGCGTGTATGGTCCAAAGACCTGATCTTTTCGGGGCTATATTATGTGGTGTTCCTGTAACAGATATGCTCAGATATCATAAATTCACTGTGGGTAGATACTGGATTCCCGAATATGGTGACCCACAAAATCCTGATCACTTCAAATATATGTATGCCTATTCTCCTTTACACAACGTTCAAAAAGGTGTTGAATATCCACCCACATTGATAACAACAGCAGACACTGATGACCGGGTTGTACCGGCACATGCATATAAATTCGGAGCAACACTACAGCAGGCACAAAAGGGTGATAGCCCAATTTTAGTAAGGGTAGACACAAAAGCCGGTCACGGTCACGGAAAACCAACTTCAATGGTTATTGAAGAACAATCAGATATTTATAGTTTTATATTTAAAGTTTTTGAGTAA